One region of Labrus bergylta chromosome 23, fLabBer1.1, whole genome shotgun sequence genomic DNA includes:
- the aldh1l2 gene encoding mitochondrial 10-formyltetrahydrofolate dehydrogenase, whose product MLWTASQVFRKFSTSSHYYQNKLKLAIIGQSVFGQEVYSNLRKQGHKVVGVFTVPDKDGKADPLAVAAEKDGTPVFKFPRWRVKGKPIPEVVDAYKAVGAELNVMPFCSQFIPMNIIDNPTHGSIIYHPSILPLHRGASAINWTLIQGDKRAGFTVFWADDGLDTGPILLQRECAVEPNDTVDSLYNRFLFPEGIKAMVESVQLIADGKAPKVPQTEEGASYEGIQKKSNAKVSLAQPAHAIHNWIRGHDKVPGAWTLIDGQSVTLYGSSMLGGSVPAGQPLEIEGASQPGVVTKNGLVLYGTDGKALLVKNLQFDDGKMIPASKYFCSGESSSVELTGDEKKMAEEIRNIWKAILSNVPAIEDATDFFKSGAASMDVVRLVEEVKQKCAGVQLQTEDVYMATTFQDFIQMFVRRLRGEDQEEELVIDYATKDVNNMTLKMPYQCFINGKFEDAEDEKVYNTINPTDGSVICKVSYASVGDVDRAVAAAKDAFENGPWGRMNPRDRGSLLYKLADLMEEHQEELATIESIDSGAVYTLALKTHVGMSIQTFRYFAGWCDKIQGKTIPINQARPNRNLTFTKREPLGVCAIVIPWNYPLMMLAWKSAACLAAGNTLVLKPAQVTPLTALKFAELSVKAGIPKGVINILPGSGGMVGQRLSDHPDIRKLGFTGSTPIGKQIMKSCAVSNLKKVSLELGGKSPLIIFGDCDMDKAVRMGMSSVYFNKGENCIAAGRLFVEECIHDEFISRVVEEIKKMKIGDPLDRSTDHGPQNHKAHLDKLLEYCEVGLKEGATLVCGGRQVDRPGFFMEPTVFTGVEDHMFIAKEESFGPVMVVSKFKDGDVDGVLHRANDTEYGLASGVFTRDINKAMYVSERLDAGTVFVNTYNKTDVASPFGGFKQSGFGKDLGEDALSEYLKTKAVTVEY is encoded by the exons CCGTGGCTGCAGAGAAAGATGGGACGCCCGTGTTTAAGTTCCCTCGGTGGAGGGTGAAGGGGAAGCCCATTCCGGAGGTGGTGGACGCCTACAAGGCGGTGGGCGCCGAGCTCAACGTCATGCCCTTCTGCTCCCAGTTCATCCCCATGAACATCATCGACAACCCAACACACGGCTCCATCATCTACCACCCCTCCATCCTGCCCCTGCACCGAGGAGCCTCGGCCATCAACTG GACTCTGATCCAGGGAGATAAGAGAGCCGGCTTCACCGTGTTCTGGGCCGATGATGGACTGGACACCGGGCCGATCCTGCTGCAGAGGGAGTGTGCTGTGGAGCCCAACGACACCGTGGACTCGCTTTACAACCGCTTCCTCTTCCCAGAGGGCATCAAGGCCATG GTGGAGTCTGTGCAGCTCATCGCTGATGGAAAGGCCCCAAAAGTTCCCCAGACAGAAGAGGGAGCGAGCTATGAAGGCATTCAGAAGAAATCTAATGCCAAG GTCAGCCTGGCCCAGCCAGCTCACGCCATCCACAACTGGATCCGCGGCCATGATAAAGTCCCCGGAGCCTGGACTCTCATTGACGGTCAG TCTGTGACTCTGTACGGCTCGTCCATGTTGGGGGGGTCGGTACCAGCCGGTCAGCCCCTGGAGATTGAGGGCGCGTCCCAGCCCGGCGTGGTCACCAAGAACGGACTGGTCCTGTACGGGACTGATGGGAAAgct CTGCTGGTGAAGAACCTGCAGTTTGATGACGGGAAGATGATCCCCGCCTCTAAATACTTCTGTTCAGGAGAAAGCTCGAGCGTCGAGCTGACCGGTGACGAGAAGAAGATGGCAGAGGAGATCAGG AACATCTGGAAGGCCATCCTCAGCAACGTCCCGGCCATCGAGGACGCAACGGACTTCTTCAAGTCTGGAGCCGCCTCCATGGACGTGGTCAG GCTGGTGGAGGAGGTGAAGCAGAAGTGTGCGGGCGTGCAGCTGCAGACGGAGGACGTGTACATGGCCACCACCTTCCAGGACTTCATCCAGATGTTCGTCCGCAGGCTGAGAGGAgaggaccaggaggaggagctggtcATCGACTAc GCAACCAAAGACGTGAACAACATGACCCTGAAGATGCCGTATCAGTGCTTCATCAACGGCAAGTTTGAGGATGCGGAAGACGAAAAGGTCTACAACACCATCAACCCTACCGATGGATCT GTGATCTGTAAGGTGTCGTACGCGTCGGTGGGAGATGTGGACCGGGCCGTGGCAGCGGCCAAAGACGCTTTTGAAAACGGACCGTGGGGCCGGATGAACcccagagacagaggaagtctGCTGTACAA GCTCGCAGACCTGATGGAGGAGCACCAGGAGGAGCTGGCCACCATCGAGTCCATCGACTCTGGAGCTGTGTACACGCTGGCTCTCAAGACACATGTAGGCATGTCCATCCAGACATTCAGATACTTTGCCGGCTGGTGTGACAAGATCCAG GGCAAGACGATCCCCATCAACCAAGCCAGGCCCAATCGCAATCTGACCTTCACCAAGAGAGAACCtctggg TGTGTGTGCCATCGTCATCCCCTGGAACTACCCTCTCATGATGTTGGCGTGGAAAAGTGCTGCCTGTCtggcggctggaaacacactcGTTCTTAAACCTGCACAG GTCACTCCGCTGACGGCGCTGAAGTTTGCAGAGCTGTCAGTAAAAGCTGGAATCCCAAAAGGAGTCATCAACATTTTGCCAGGCTCAG GCGGGATGGTGGGACAGCGTTTATCCGACCACCCAGACATCCGCAAGCTGGGCTTCACGGGCTCCACACCCATCGGCAAACAGATCATGAAGAG CTGTGCGGTCAGTAACCTGAAGAAGGTTTCTCTGGAGCTGGGGGGGAAGTCGCCCCTCATCATCTTCGGTGACTGTGATATGGACAAGGCTGTTCGCAtg GGCATGAGCTCGGTGTATTTCAACAAAGGAGAGAACTGCATCGCTGCAGGTCGTCTGTTTGTGGAGGAGTGCATCCACGACGAGTTCATCAGTCGAGTG GTGGAGGAGATCAAGAAGATGAAGATCGGAGACCCGCTGGATCGCTCCACAGACCACGGCCCACAGAACCACAAAGCCCACCTGGACAAGCTGCTGGAGTACTGCGAGGTGGGACTGAAAGAGGGCGCCACGCTGGTGTGCGGAGGCAGACAGGTGGACAGGCCAG GATTTTTCATGGAGCCGACTGTGTTCACTGGCGTGGAGGACCACATGTTCATCGCCAAAGAGGAGTCCTTCGGCCCCGTCATGGTGGTGTCCAAATTCAAAGACGG GGATGTGGACGGCGTGCTGCACAGAGCTAACGACACAGAGTACGGCCTGGCCTCGGGCGTGTTCACCCGCGACATCAACAAGGCCATGTACGTGAGCGAGCGGCTGGACGCGGGTACGGTATTCGTAAACACTTACAACAAGACCGACGTGGCTTCACCGTTTGGCGGCTTCAAGCAGTCCGGCTTCGGCAAAGACCTCG GAGAAGATGCTCTCAGTGAATACCTCAAGACCAAAGCAGTGACTGTGGAGTACTGA